A stretch of Kazachstania africana CBS 2517 chromosome 7, complete genome DNA encodes these proteins:
- the OM14 gene encoding Om14p (similar to Saccharomyces cerevisiae OM14 (YBR230C); ancestral locus Anc_6.128), producing MAYPFDDPIKQTTKIDQPLGTQSTTPNVSPPAPPPSDGTSKGYCARTHDFLSAGLHKCKTYVLSTKEYLSTKTCNFTKTLANPIVFLNFLFWSASLSSLFIYYIKYEKSFLQDRSNKFIWSSLAGLGTLLTFDTLVSKKYYDSTKKD from the exons ATGGCTTACCCTTT CGACGATCCAATAAAGCAAACCACCAAGATTGACCAACCTTTAGGAACACAATCAACTACTCCAAACGTGTCTCCTCCGGCCCCTCCCCCCAGCGACGGTACTTCTAAGGGTTATTGCGCTAGAACTCACGACTTCCTTTCAGCAGGTTTGCATAAATGCAAAACATATGTCCTATCAACTAAGGAGTATCTATCTACCAAGACATGCAACTTCACCAAAACTTTAGCTAATCCTATCGTCTTCTTGAATTTCCTATTTTGGTCAGCCTCTCTATCGTCGTTATTCATCTACTATATCAAGTACGAAAAATCATTCCTTCAAGATAgatcaaataaattcatcTGGAGCTCTTTGGCCGGTTTAGGTACATTGTTGACCTTCGACACCTTGGTTTCCAAGAAATATTACGATAGCACTAAGAAAGATTAG